A part of Micromonospora chersina genomic DNA contains:
- the hemC gene encoding hydroxymethylbilane synthase: MTAPLRLGTRGSALAMAQSGHVAEALTAATGRPVELVEVVTAGDRSTAPVHRLGVGVFVSALRDALTAREIDFAVHSYKDLPTAAAPGLHIAAVPQRQDPRDALVARDGRTLAELPPGARVGTGALRRIAQLHALGMQLEVTPIRGNVDTRLGRVLGPDADLDAVVLARAGLARLGRTDVITETLDPMLMLPAPAQGALAVECRIDDQDLVELLGVLDHAPSRAAVVAERALLATLEAGCSAPVAAYGELAEGDAGEEIYLRGAVISPDGTRDLRLSRTGTPADAAEIGKALAAELLELGADSILGQEGHAGPGTQQFGSTE, encoded by the coding sequence ATGACCGCCCCCCTGCGCCTCGGCACCCGGGGCAGCGCCCTGGCGATGGCCCAGTCCGGCCACGTCGCCGAGGCCCTCACCGCGGCCACCGGCCGCCCGGTCGAGCTGGTCGAGGTGGTGACCGCCGGCGACCGCTCCACGGCACCGGTGCACCGGCTCGGCGTCGGCGTCTTCGTCTCCGCGCTGCGGGACGCGCTGACCGCCCGGGAGATCGACTTCGCCGTCCACTCGTACAAGGACCTGCCCACCGCGGCGGCGCCCGGCCTGCACATCGCCGCCGTGCCGCAGCGGCAGGACCCGCGGGACGCGCTTGTCGCCCGGGACGGCCGCACCCTCGCCGAGCTGCCGCCCGGCGCCCGGGTGGGCACCGGCGCGCTGCGCCGCATCGCCCAGCTGCACGCCCTCGGCATGCAGCTGGAGGTCACCCCGATCCGCGGCAACGTCGACACCCGCCTCGGCCGGGTGCTCGGCCCGGACGCGGACCTCGACGCCGTCGTGCTGGCCCGGGCGGGGCTCGCCCGCCTCGGCCGGACCGACGTCATCACCGAGACGCTCGATCCGATGCTCATGCTGCCGGCGCCCGCCCAGGGCGCGCTGGCCGTGGAGTGCCGGATCGACGACCAGGACCTGGTCGAGCTGCTCGGCGTGCTCGACCACGCACCGTCCCGCGCCGCGGTCGTCGCGGAGCGGGCACTGCTGGCCACCCTGGAGGCCGGGTGCAGCGCACCCGTCGCCGCCTACGGCGAACTCGCCGAGGGTGACGCCGGTGAGGAGATCTACCTGCGCGGGGCGGTGATCAGCCCGGACGGCACCCGTGACCTCCGGCTGTCCCGCACCGGAACGCCCGCCGACGCGGCGGAGATCGGCAAGGCACTCGCCGCCGAACTCCTCGAACTCGGCGCCGACTCGATCCTCGGCCAAGAAGGACACGCCGGCCCGGGGACCCAGCAATTTGGGAGCACAGAATGA
- a CDS encoding uroporphyrinogen-III synthase gives MTRTRKPVGRIAFVGAGPGDPGLLTRRALDALVDADQVVYDRGVPESLLDHVRAQARSDAEFSPAEGVPGDVAKVLISAARSGQNAVHLVAGDPFGHDSVVKEVQAVARTAAHFEVVPGVGQAEGVATYAGVPLPGVRTAADVEDVTTLDFDALAAAVARGSLAIAVDAGDLAAIRDGLLAAGVEGTTAVGVTGDGTGETQYTTTSTVDSFVAAALGFTGRVVLTVGAGVADRDKLSWWENRPLYGWKVLVPRTKEQAGAMSARLRAYGAIPCEVPTIAVEPPRTPAQMERAVKGLVDGRYAWVIFTSVNAVRAVWEKFAEHGLDARHFGGVKIACIGEATAEAVRAFGIQPELIPSGEQSSEGLLAEFSPHDEILDPVGRVLLPRADIATETLAAGLTERGWEVDDVTAYRTVRAAPPPAEIRDAIKSGGFDAVLFTSSSTVRNLVGIAGKPHARTVVAVIGPKTAETATEFGLRVDVQPPHASVPDLVEALAAYAVELREKLAAMPAKQRRGSKVQGPTALRFR, from the coding sequence ATGACCCGCACCCGTAAGCCCGTAGGCCGGATCGCGTTCGTCGGGGCCGGTCCCGGCGACCCGGGCCTGCTGACCCGCCGGGCGCTGGACGCCCTGGTGGACGCCGACCAGGTGGTCTACGACCGGGGAGTCCCCGAGTCGCTGCTCGACCACGTGCGCGCCCAGGCCAGGTCCGACGCCGAGTTCAGCCCCGCCGAGGGTGTGCCGGGGGACGTGGCGAAGGTGCTGATCTCCGCGGCCCGGTCCGGCCAGAACGCCGTGCACCTGGTCGCCGGCGACCCGTTCGGCCACGACTCGGTGGTCAAGGAGGTGCAGGCGGTGGCGCGTACCGCGGCGCACTTCGAGGTGGTGCCGGGCGTCGGCCAGGCCGAGGGCGTGGCCACCTACGCCGGCGTGCCGCTGCCGGGCGTACGCACCGCCGCCGACGTCGAGGACGTCACCACGCTGGACTTCGACGCGCTGGCCGCCGCCGTGGCCCGTGGCTCGCTGGCCATCGCGGTGGACGCCGGTGACCTGGCCGCCATCCGGGACGGCCTGCTGGCCGCCGGGGTGGAGGGCACCACCGCCGTCGGGGTGACCGGCGACGGCACCGGCGAGACGCAGTACACCACCACGTCGACCGTGGACTCCTTCGTCGCGGCGGCGCTCGGCTTCACCGGCCGGGTGGTGCTCACCGTCGGCGCGGGCGTCGCCGACCGCGACAAGCTGAGCTGGTGGGAGAACCGGCCGCTGTACGGCTGGAAGGTGCTCGTACCCCGCACCAAGGAGCAGGCCGGCGCCATGAGCGCGCGGCTGCGCGCGTACGGGGCGATCCCGTGCGAGGTGCCGACCATCGCGGTCGAGCCGCCGCGCACCCCGGCCCAGATGGAGCGGGCGGTCAAGGGCCTGGTCGACGGCCGGTACGCCTGGGTGATCTTCACCTCGGTGAACGCGGTCCGGGCGGTCTGGGAGAAGTTCGCCGAGCACGGCCTGGACGCCCGCCACTTCGGCGGTGTCAAGATCGCCTGCATCGGCGAGGCCACCGCCGAGGCGGTCCGCGCGTTCGGCATCCAGCCGGAGCTGATCCCGTCCGGGGAGCAGTCCTCCGAGGGCCTGCTGGCCGAGTTCTCGCCGCACGACGAGATCCTCGACCCGGTCGGCCGGGTGCTGCTGCCGCGCGCCGACATCGCCACCGAGACCCTGGCCGCCGGGCTCACCGAGCGCGGCTGGGAGGTCGACGACGTGACCGCGTACCGGACCGTCCGGGCCGCGCCGCCGCCGGCCGAGATTCGCGACGCGATCAAGTCGGGCGGGTTCGACGCGGTGCTCTTCACCTCGTCCTCCACCGTCCGGAACCTGGTCGGCATCGCGGGGAAGCCGCACGCGCGTACCGTTGTTGCGGTTATCGGGCCCAAGACGGCGGAGACCGCCACGGAGTTCGGCCTGCGGGTCGACGTGCAGCCGCCGCACGCCTCGGTGCCCGACCTGGTGGAGGCGCTCGCCGCCTACGCCGTCGAGCTGCGCGAGAAGCTCGCCGCCATGCCGGCCAAGCAGCGCCGGGGCTCGAAGGTGCAGGGCCCGACCGCCCTGAGGTTCCGCTGA
- the hemB gene encoding porphobilinogen synthase: MSYPEIRPRRLRRNAAVRRLVSETRVDPAELVVPMFVKEGLTEPRAVASLPGVLQHSRDSLRKAAVEAVQAGVGGIMLFGVPATRDETGSGGIDPDGILNVAIRDVIAEVGDATVVMSDLCLDEFTSHGHCGLLTPDGTVDNDATLEAYARMAVAQADAGVHVVGPSGMMDGQVGAARRALDAAGHQDVSILAYAVKYASGFFGPFRDAVESALEGDRSAYQQDPANLRESLREVELDVAEGADMVMVKPALPYLDVVAAVRAAVNVPVAAYQVSGEYAMVEAAAANGWIDRERVIMETLTSIRRAGAQIILTYWAVEAAQLLRQRY, translated from the coding sequence ATGTCGTACCCCGAGATCCGGCCCCGCCGGCTGCGGCGCAACGCGGCCGTGCGGCGGCTGGTCTCCGAGACCCGCGTCGACCCGGCCGAGCTGGTCGTGCCGATGTTCGTCAAGGAGGGGCTGACCGAGCCGCGGGCCGTGGCGTCGCTCCCGGGGGTGCTCCAGCACTCCCGGGACTCGCTGCGCAAGGCCGCCGTCGAGGCGGTCCAGGCCGGGGTCGGCGGGATCATGCTCTTCGGGGTGCCGGCGACGCGGGACGAGACCGGGTCGGGTGGCATCGACCCGGACGGCATCCTCAACGTGGCCATCCGGGACGTGATCGCCGAGGTCGGCGACGCCACAGTGGTGATGAGCGACCTCTGCCTGGACGAGTTCACCTCGCACGGGCACTGCGGCCTGCTCACCCCCGACGGCACCGTGGACAACGACGCCACCCTGGAGGCGTACGCCCGGATGGCGGTCGCCCAGGCCGACGCCGGGGTCCACGTGGTCGGGCCGTCCGGGATGATGGACGGTCAGGTCGGCGCGGCTCGCCGGGCGCTGGACGCCGCCGGGCACCAGGACGTGTCGATCCTCGCGTACGCGGTCAAGTACGCCTCCGGTTTCTTCGGCCCGTTCCGGGACGCCGTCGAGTCGGCCCTGGAGGGCGACCGGTCCGCCTACCAGCAGGACCCGGCCAACCTCCGGGAGTCGCTGCGCGAGGTCGAGCTGGACGTGGCCGAGGGCGCCGACATGGTGATGGTCAAGCCGGCCCTGCCCTACCTCGACGTGGTGGCGGCGGTCCGAGCCGCGGTCAACGTCCCGGTCGCCGCCTACCAGGTCTCCGGCGAGTACGCGATGGTCGAGGCGGCCGCCGCGAACGGCTGGATCGACCGCGAGCGGGTGATCATGGAGACGCTCACCTCGATCCGCCGCGCCGGCGCGCAGATCATCCTCACCTACTGGGCGGTCGAGGCCGCCCAGCTGCTCCGCCAGCGCTACTGA
- a CDS encoding RNA polymerase sigma factor, producing the protein MGSHPSAPAGPADVLTRSRDTPPHLPFEQFYRDHVDRIHRALALAVGDTAVAREATDEAMARAYARWDRVRRLDNPGGWVFRVGLNWATSWWRKVRRERPPAEDRHPAAAAPDPAGLAARSALELLPVSRRTVIVCRVLLDLSTAETAAVLDLTEGTVRSRLSRGLAELRAALAEEE; encoded by the coding sequence ATGGGAAGCCACCCCTCGGCGCCGGCCGGTCCGGCGGACGTGTTGACGCGCTCGCGCGACACGCCCCCGCACCTGCCGTTCGAGCAGTTCTATCGGGATCACGTGGACCGGATCCACCGCGCGCTCGCGCTGGCCGTCGGGGACACCGCGGTGGCCCGGGAGGCGACCGACGAGGCGATGGCCCGGGCGTACGCCCGGTGGGACCGGGTGCGCCGGCTGGACAACCCGGGTGGCTGGGTCTTCCGGGTCGGGCTGAACTGGGCCACCTCCTGGTGGCGGAAGGTGCGCCGGGAACGGCCACCGGCCGAGGACCGGCATCCGGCAGCGGCCGCCCCGGATCCCGCCGGGCTGGCCGCCCGGTCGGCCCTGGAACTGCTGCCCGTGAGCCGGCGCACCGTGATCGTCTGCCGGGTGCTGCTGGATCTCTCCACCGCCGAGACCGCCGCCGTGCTGGACCTGACCGAGGGCACCGTCCGCAGCCGCCTCTCGCGGGGGCTGGCCGAGCTGCGGGCCGCGCTGGCCGAGGAGGAGTGA
- a CDS encoding lamin tail domain-containing protein, translating to MRTRRTFAALATTAAVSVTAIGIAPPAASAAPTDLFISEYVEGSSNNKAVELYNGTGAPIDLAAAGYQLQLFFNGATTSTNVPLTGTVASGDAFVFAASTAAPAILAQADQTYGGSLYNGDDAIVLRKGTTVVDSIGQVGVDPGSEWGTGLTSTADNTLRRLPSVSAGDTDPADAFDPAAQWAGFATDTFDGLGSHSIDGGGPVDQAPTLTCGGTLTLEAGATATRQVTATDADDTVTDLAVTAVNPAPASGSISRTAFTPATAAGGTATATLTATGLPAGAYSVTVTSTDAEGGTATCTLTVQATAVLSVGEVQGRTGDDEDGRTDRSPLAPASGNGTSSMLYDVRGVITQKSLTRTSAGADQWGFYLQSRTGAEDGDPLTSDGIFVFMGSFTTLIGGYAPTVGDEVVLRGRVSEYFNQTQLSSASLVRKLDSGLDVDTAVRVDDARPPADAAAAGLFWERHEGERMRVRSGSGVSAPRHIFASTLDSEVYVLDREDPIMKRSDPYARRVFRDAHPLDDIPGTLFDNGNYQRILLGAGGVKATAGDSKALLPEARTFDTLTEDAYGAISYAFSKYSVQPEQLTLTGGADPAENNPPQPADRNSEVAVATYNVENLYDYRDDPFDGCDFAGNSGCAGVNPPFDYVPASEAAYTEKLGVQARQIIGALHSPDLLLVQEAEDQDICTVADGKLVCGDTNNADGAPDTVQELALAIAANGGPAYAAAYDRTGADARGIASAFLYRTDRLTLAEATAGDPLLGSAPTVQYRSAALSSNADVQNPKGFNAVLPADVDRSTGVDGSNVYTRAVQLARFTVAAAPGSTEHFTLWAATNHFSSGPDSRVGQRREQAAYGAALVQAVEAADPNARVIYGGDLNVFPRPDDPIATGANPTPSDQLAPLYQAGLHNLWDDLVADVPAAAYSYTYDGQAQTLDNLFVNDPLHEDLVQVRTAHINADYPTDAEGLGDRGASDHDPQVARFRSRASLSVSDAAVAEGDKGDSTMTFTVTVSRPLSEPALLCATTYGTTAQAGSDYDPYVGCQTLAAGQTSLTFPVTVRGDRKREGDEQLKLYVAGVPGLRLADPVGVGTIRDDD from the coding sequence ATGCGCACGCGCCGCACCTTCGCCGCGCTCGCGACCACCGCCGCCGTTTCCGTCACGGCCATCGGGATCGCACCCCCCGCGGCCAGCGCCGCGCCCACCGATCTGTTCATCTCCGAGTACGTCGAGGGCTCGTCCAACAACAAGGCCGTCGAGCTCTACAACGGCACCGGCGCGCCGATCGACCTGGCCGCCGCCGGTTACCAGCTCCAACTCTTCTTCAACGGCGCCACCACCTCGACGAACGTGCCGCTGACCGGCACGGTCGCCTCCGGTGACGCCTTCGTCTTCGCCGCCTCGACGGCCGCCCCGGCGATCCTCGCCCAGGCCGACCAGACCTACGGCGGCTCGCTCTACAACGGCGACGACGCGATCGTGCTGCGCAAGGGCACGACCGTTGTCGACTCGATCGGCCAGGTCGGCGTCGACCCCGGCTCCGAGTGGGGCACCGGGCTCACCAGCACCGCCGACAACACGCTGCGGCGGCTGCCCTCGGTGAGCGCCGGCGACACCGACCCGGCCGACGCGTTCGACCCGGCCGCCCAGTGGGCGGGCTTCGCCACCGACACCTTCGACGGGCTGGGCAGCCACAGCATCGACGGCGGCGGCCCGGTCGACCAGGCGCCGACGCTGACCTGCGGCGGCACGCTGACCCTTGAGGCCGGCGCCACCGCGACCCGCCAGGTCACCGCCACCGACGCCGACGACACCGTCACCGACCTCGCGGTCACCGCGGTCAACCCGGCGCCGGCGAGCGGCTCGATCAGCCGTACCGCGTTCACCCCGGCCACCGCGGCCGGCGGCACGGCCACCGCGACGCTTACCGCCACCGGCCTCCCGGCCGGCGCCTACTCGGTCACCGTGACCTCGACCGACGCCGAGGGCGGCACCGCGACCTGCACCCTGACCGTGCAGGCCACCGCCGTGCTGTCAGTGGGCGAGGTGCAGGGTCGCACCGGTGACGACGAGGACGGCCGCACCGACCGGTCGCCGCTCGCCCCGGCCAGCGGCAACGGCACCAGCTCCATGCTGTACGACGTGCGGGGCGTGATCACCCAGAAGTCGCTGACCCGCACCTCCGCCGGGGCCGACCAGTGGGGCTTCTACCTGCAGAGCCGCACCGGCGCCGAGGACGGCGACCCGCTCACCTCGGACGGCATCTTCGTCTTCATGGGCTCCTTCACCACGCTGATCGGCGGCTACGCCCCGACCGTCGGCGACGAGGTGGTGCTGCGCGGCCGCGTCTCCGAGTACTTCAACCAGACCCAGCTCTCCAGCGCCTCCCTGGTGCGCAAGCTCGACTCCGGGCTGGACGTGGACACGGCCGTACGCGTGGACGACGCCCGGCCGCCGGCCGACGCGGCCGCCGCCGGCCTGTTCTGGGAGCGGCACGAGGGTGAGCGGATGCGCGTCCGTTCCGGCAGCGGGGTCTCCGCCCCGCGGCACATCTTCGCGTCCACCCTGGACTCTGAGGTCTACGTGCTGGACCGCGAGGACCCGATCATGAAGCGGTCCGACCCGTACGCCCGCCGGGTGTTCCGGGACGCGCACCCGCTGGACGACATCCCGGGCACGCTCTTCGACAACGGCAACTACCAGCGCATCCTGCTGGGCGCCGGCGGCGTGAAGGCGACCGCCGGGGACTCGAAGGCCCTGCTGCCGGAGGCCCGCACCTTCGACACGCTGACCGAGGACGCCTACGGCGCCATCTCGTACGCGTTCAGCAAGTACAGCGTGCAGCCCGAGCAGCTCACCCTGACCGGCGGCGCGGACCCGGCCGAGAACAACCCGCCGCAACCGGCCGACCGGAACAGCGAGGTGGCGGTCGCCACCTACAACGTGGAGAACCTGTACGACTACCGGGACGACCCGTTCGACGGCTGCGACTTCGCCGGCAACTCGGGTTGCGCCGGGGTGAACCCGCCGTTCGACTACGTGCCGGCCAGCGAGGCGGCGTACACCGAGAAGCTGGGTGTGCAGGCGCGGCAGATCATCGGCGCCCTGCACAGCCCGGACCTGCTGCTCGTGCAGGAGGCCGAGGACCAGGACATCTGCACCGTGGCCGACGGCAAGCTGGTCTGCGGCGACACGAACAACGCCGACGGCGCGCCGGACACCGTCCAGGAGCTGGCGCTGGCCATCGCGGCCAACGGCGGCCCCGCCTACGCGGCGGCGTACGACCGGACCGGCGCGGACGCCCGCGGCATCGCCTCGGCGTTCCTCTACCGCACCGACCGGCTGACGCTGGCCGAGGCGACCGCCGGTGACCCGCTGCTGGGCTCGGCGCCGACCGTGCAGTACCGCTCGGCGGCCCTGTCGTCGAACGCCGACGTGCAGAACCCGAAGGGGTTCAACGCGGTCCTTCCGGCCGACGTGGACCGCTCGACCGGGGTGGACGGCAGCAACGTCTACACCCGGGCGGTCCAGCTGGCCAGGTTCACCGTGGCGGCGGCACCCGGCTCGACCGAGCACTTCACGCTCTGGGCGGCCACCAACCACTTCTCGTCCGGGCCGGACAGCCGGGTCGGGCAGCGGCGGGAGCAGGCCGCGTACGGGGCGGCGCTGGTGCAGGCCGTCGAGGCGGCCGACCCGAACGCGCGGGTGATCTACGGCGGTGACCTGAACGTCTTCCCGCGCCCGGACGACCCGATCGCCACGGGGGCGAACCCGACGCCGTCGGACCAGCTCGCCCCGCTGTACCAGGCCGGCCTGCACAACCTCTGGGACGACCTGGTGGCGGACGTGCCGGCGGCGGCGTACTCGTACACCTACGACGGGCAGGCGCAGACGCTGGACAACCTCTTCGTCAACGACCCGCTGCACGAGGACCTGGTGCAGGTACGCACGGCGCACATCAACGCCGACTACCCCACCGACGCCGAGGGCCTGGGTGACCGCGGGGCCAGCGACCACGACCCGCAGGTGGCCCGGTTCCGTTCCCGCGCGTCGCTGAGCGTCTCCGACGCCGCGGTGGCCGAGGGCGACAAGGGCGACAGCACCATGACGTTCACGGTGACCGTCTCCCGCCCGCTCTCGGAGCCGGCCCTGCTCTGCGCCACCACCTACGGCACGACGGCGCAGGCCGGGTCGGACTACGACCCGTACGTGGGTTGCCAGACCCTGGCCGCCGGCCAGACCTCGCTGACCTTCCCGGTGACCGTCCGCGGTGACCGGAAGCGCGAGGGGGACGAGCAGCTCAAGCTGTACGTGGCGGGCGTGCCGGGCCTCCGGCTCGCCGACCCGGTCGGCGTGGGCACCATCCGCGACGACGACTGA
- a CDS encoding GNAT family N-acetyltransferase codes for MVREWDPRTASSAEIASLLDTLNAVLAADLPQDPPWRANSLREYLSEVMPGERRISWVAEGGPAADGTPGPMLGHVNVLLLGGMGVLEVLVHPELRRTGLGRELVRVAARRVWDEGFQSIGVEVVGDTPAVAFYEALGFTKEYVETRSVLDLGAVEWPALAEMATEVGAGYHVEFCPGGPPDDLIEAYARAKAEVRDVDDGELRPSSYDPQRLRESLDTLHRRGMKPYIVLALHEQTGEVAGLTEVVVPAQHPTRADQYDTIVVRDHRGYGIDRAIKARMLLELRSAEPELAEVQTWNAQANEAMLKVNAELGYRPDRDWCEYSVDVAELVHRLDNQR; via the coding sequence ATGGTGCGCGAGTGGGACCCTCGGACCGCGTCGTCCGCCGAGATCGCGTCGCTGCTGGACACGCTGAACGCGGTGCTGGCGGCCGACCTGCCGCAGGATCCGCCCTGGCGGGCGAACTCCCTGCGGGAGTACCTCTCCGAGGTCATGCCGGGTGAGCGCCGGATCTCCTGGGTCGCCGAGGGCGGTCCCGCCGCCGACGGCACGCCCGGCCCGATGCTCGGTCACGTCAACGTGCTGCTCCTCGGCGGCATGGGCGTGCTGGAGGTGCTCGTCCACCCGGAGCTGCGGCGCACCGGGCTCGGCCGCGAGCTGGTCCGGGTGGCCGCCCGCCGGGTCTGGGACGAGGGCTTCCAGTCGATCGGCGTGGAGGTGGTCGGCGACACCCCGGCCGTGGCGTTCTACGAGGCGCTCGGCTTCACGAAGGAGTACGTCGAGACCCGCAGCGTGCTCGACCTGGGCGCGGTGGAGTGGCCGGCGCTGGCCGAGATGGCCACCGAGGTGGGCGCCGGCTACCACGTCGAGTTCTGCCCGGGCGGGCCGCCGGACGACCTGATCGAGGCGTACGCGCGGGCCAAGGCCGAGGTGCGCGACGTCGACGACGGCGAGCTGCGGCCCAGCTCCTACGACCCGCAGCGGCTGCGGGAGAGCCTCGACACGCTGCACCGGCGGGGCATGAAGCCCTACATCGTGCTGGCCCTGCACGAGCAGACCGGCGAGGTGGCCGGCCTGACCGAGGTGGTGGTGCCGGCGCAGCATCCCACCCGGGCCGACCAGTACGACACCATCGTGGTCCGCGACCACCGGGGCTACGGCATCGACCGGGCCATTAAGGCCCGGATGCTGCTGGAGCTGCGGTCCGCCGAGCCCGAGCTGGCCGAGGTGCAGACCTGGAACGCGCAGGCCAACGAGGCGATGTTGAAGGTCAACGCGGAGCTGGGCTACCGTCCCGACCGGGACTGGTGCGAATACAGCGTCGACGTGGCCGAGCTGGTGCACCGGCTCGACAACCAGCGCTGA
- a CDS encoding lytic transglycosylase domain-containing protein: MGDTRRVVDGEQRSTVRPLRPAAPPDGGAGPVPRPRSNPAPASAPAEPKRAEPKAEPVAEPEAKPAEPKVEPAAAAAEQAGPKAGRRRRVTFAHALRVPPPRQLAVGAARATRAWSRRPSGRTTLPALFLLALVAATATAGALLVPAAVRKPQPAAVDATTNAPVQGVPQTGAVPGATGLPAVPGVTGLPGTPLPTLTATPGGTPTGPVVGPVTPGRPADALAAWAQQVSAATGISQVAMQAYGYAELVLAQTQRSCQLSWTTLAAIGYVESRHGSANRATLQPNGVAAPEILGAPLDGQGGRSRILDTDRGQLDHDPVYDKALGPMQFIPSTWQEIGADADNDGVKNPHDIDDAALAAGRYLCKGGRNMTIPGDWWGAILSYNDVRRYAQDVFDKADEYGRLSGT; the protein is encoded by the coding sequence ATGGGTGATACTCGACGGGTGGTGGACGGCGAGCAGCGATCGACGGTTCGGCCCCTGCGACCGGCCGCGCCGCCCGACGGCGGCGCCGGCCCCGTCCCCCGCCCCCGCAGCAACCCGGCCCCGGCATCGGCGCCGGCCGAGCCGAAGCGGGCCGAGCCGAAGGCAGAGCCGGTCGCCGAGCCGGAGGCGAAGCCGGCCGAGCCGAAGGTGGAGCCGGCCGCCGCCGCGGCCGAGCAAGCCGGGCCGAAGGCCGGTCGACGGCGGCGGGTGACGTTCGCGCACGCGCTCCGGGTGCCGCCGCCCCGACAGCTCGCCGTCGGCGCGGCCCGGGCCACCCGCGCCTGGTCACGCCGGCCCAGCGGGCGCACCACCCTGCCCGCGCTCTTCCTGCTCGCCCTGGTGGCGGCCACCGCCACGGCCGGCGCGCTGCTGGTGCCCGCGGCGGTCCGCAAGCCGCAGCCGGCGGCCGTCGACGCCACCACGAACGCCCCGGTCCAGGGCGTACCCCAGACGGGCGCGGTGCCCGGGGCGACCGGCCTCCCGGCAGTCCCCGGCGTCACCGGCCTGCCGGGCACTCCCCTGCCGACCCTCACGGCCACGCCCGGTGGCACGCCGACCGGGCCCGTCGTCGGCCCGGTGACCCCCGGCCGGCCGGCCGACGCGCTGGCCGCCTGGGCGCAACAGGTGAGCGCGGCCACCGGCATCTCGCAGGTCGCCATGCAGGCGTACGGCTACGCCGAGCTGGTGCTCGCCCAGACGCAGCGCAGCTGCCAGCTGAGCTGGACCACGCTGGCCGCGATCGGCTACGTCGAGTCCCGGCACGGGTCGGCCAACAGGGCCACGCTCCAACCCAACGGCGTCGCCGCGCCGGAGATCCTCGGCGCCCCGCTGGACGGGCAGGGCGGCCGCTCCCGGATCCTCGACACCGACCGGGGTCAGCTCGACCACGACCCGGTCTACGACAAGGCCCTCGGCCCGATGCAGTTCATCCCCAGCACGTGGCAGGAGATCGGCGCGGACGCCGACAACGACGGCGTCAAGAACCCGCACGACATCGACGACGCCGCCCTGGCCGCCGGGCGCTACCTGTGCAAGGGCGGCCGGAACATGACCATCCCGGGCGACTGGTGGGGCGCCATCCTCTCCTACAACGATGTACGCCGCTATGCGCAGGACGTCTTCGACAAGGCCGACGAATACGGACGGCTGAGCGGTACATGA
- a CDS encoding FmdB family zinc ribbon protein — MPRYDFRCRACGDTFEVNRPMAEAGQPASCPQGHADTVKLLSTVAVTGRGGSGPVGGASAPSGGGCCGGACGC; from the coding sequence ATGCCCCGCTACGACTTCCGCTGCCGCGCCTGCGGCGACACCTTCGAGGTCAACCGCCCCATGGCCGAGGCCGGTCAGCCGGCCTCCTGCCCCCAGGGACACGCCGACACGGTGAAGCTGCTCTCCACCGTCGCGGTCACCGGCCGGGGCGGCTCCGGGCCGGTCGGCGGAGCCTCCGCCCCGTCCGGCGGTGGTTGCTGCGGCGGCGCCTGCGGCTGCTGA